A genomic window from Xyrauchen texanus isolate HMW12.3.18 chromosome 15, RBS_HiC_50CHRs, whole genome shotgun sequence includes:
- the gtpbp10 gene encoding GTP-binding protein 10, which translates to MVWTSRVCFRKYGNFVDNVRLYVKGGSGGMGLPRLGGHGGNGGDVWVVAKKGVTLKQIKDSHPNKRFTACVGSNSSIHALKGAKGEDARVFAPTGICVTTDDGRFLGELNCEEDKLQVARGGQGGTLHSGFLPSKGQTRQIRLDLKLIADLGLVGFPNAGKSSLLTALSHAKPRVASYPFTTLRPEIGRIMYDDHKQVSLADLPGLIEGAHENKGMGHKFLKHVERTKQLMFVVDICGFQLASNAPFRSAFETVLLLTKELELYKEELLAKPAILVINKMDLPEAQGKLRELHNQLENQEDSSRCLPEDMTPRGLMHFTNIIPVSATTGLGLPVLKTLIRQSLEEQDTIETESQRSERLLKLRREIPTPVMPSWGHPV; encoded by the exons ATGGTTTGGACAAGCAGAGTTTGTTTCCGGAAG TATGGCAACTTTGTGGATAATGTACGGCTGTACGTGAAGGGTGGGAGCGGGGGAATGGGATTGCCTCGTTTAGGGGGGCACGGGGGTAACGGAGGTGACGTGTGGGTTGTGGCCAAAAAAGGCGTTACCTTGAAGCAAATCAAGGACAGCCACCCTAATAAACGATTCACTGCATGTGTTGGTTCTAACAGCAG CATCCATGCTCTGAAAGGGGCTAAAGGAGAGGATGCTCGGGTCTTTGCACCTACTGGGATCTGTGTTACAACAGATGATGGGAGATTCCTTG GAGAGTTGAACTGTGAAGAAGACAAACTTCAGGTGGCTAGAGGTGGTCAGGGTGGCACTCTTCACTCTGGGTTCTTGCCCAGTAAAGGTCAAACCAGGCAGATTCGACTGGACCTTAAACTCATTGCAGATCTTGGACTTGTTGG GTTTCCTAATGCCGGTAAATCCTCCTTACTGACCGCCTTGTCTCATGCTAAGCCGAGGGTTGCCAGCTACCCCT TTACAACATTAAGACCTGAGATTGGAAGGATCATGTATGATGATCACAAGCAG GTTTCACTGGCCGACTTACCAGGACTGATTGAAGGTGCTCATGAGAACAAAGGCATGGGACATAAGTTTCTCAAACATGTGGAGAGAACCAAGCAGCTCATGTTTGTG GTCGACATTTGTGGGTTTCAGCTAGCTAGTAACGCACCATTTAGGTCTGCTTTTGAAACTGTGCTGCTTTTAACCAAG GAGCTGGAGTTATATAAGGAGGAACTGTTAGCCAAGCCCGCCATCCTGGTCATAAATAAGATGGACCTCCCTGAGGCTCAAGGCAAGCTCAGAGAGTTGCATAATCAGCTGGAGAATCAAGAAG ATTCAAGCCGCTGCCTTCCTGAGGACATGACTCCAAGAGGCCTTATGCATTTCACAAACATCATCCCAGTCTCTGCCACAACTGGCCTTGGACTGCCCGTGCTCAAAACCCTTATTCGCCAATCACTTGAGGAGCAGGATACCATAGAAACTGAAAGCCAGCGCAGCGAGAGGCTCCTTAAGTTGAGAAGGGAGATTCCCACTCCAGTGATGCCTAGCTGGGGGCATCCAGTATGA